The Thioalkalivibrio thiocyanodenitrificans ARhD 1 genome window below encodes:
- a CDS encoding DUF3050 domain-containing protein, with translation MELRNRNSTSTRMDIVSSRQASLRKRISEHPLYAALQTESNLKVFMEHHVYAVWDFMSLIKSLQRIIAPTRVPWVPSGHAHHVRFINQLVLEEESDHALTDDGGAPYACHFESYLQAMKEVGADVCPVSAFVDRVRDEGLDGALEDPGIPAPAREFMRFTFKIIERGQPHLLAAVLAYGREALLPRLFRSLREGLAIHPRHAPHLYGYFQRHIELDEQEHGPLMVRVVQDLCDDSAAKQTEAMDVAERALVARLRFWDGIHQALPA, from the coding sequence ATGGAACTGCGCAACCGGAACAGCACAAGCACTCGCATGGACATAGTGTCATCCCGGCAGGCATCCCTGCGCAAGCGGATCAGTGAACACCCGCTGTATGCTGCGCTCCAAACCGAAAGCAATCTCAAGGTGTTCATGGAACACCATGTCTATGCGGTATGGGATTTCATGTCTCTTATCAAGTCACTGCAGAGGATCATTGCACCGACGCGCGTTCCGTGGGTTCCGTCCGGACATGCGCACCATGTCCGTTTCATCAATCAACTGGTTCTGGAGGAGGAGTCGGATCACGCCTTGACGGATGACGGCGGCGCCCCGTACGCCTGCCATTTCGAGAGCTACCTTCAGGCAATGAAAGAGGTAGGCGCGGATGTTTGTCCGGTTTCGGCGTTTGTTGACCGGGTGCGCGACGAGGGCCTTGATGGCGCCCTCGAGGATCCCGGAATTCCGGCGCCGGCAAGAGAGTTCATGCGATTTACGTTCAAGATCATTGAGCGCGGGCAGCCCCATCTTCTGGCGGCGGTACTGGCGTATGGCCGGGAGGCCCTGCTGCCCCGGCTGTTCCGGTCATTACGGGAAGGATTGGCGATACATCCGCGCCACGCACCCCATCTCTACGGGTACTTTCAACGCCATATTGAGCTCGACGAACAGGAGCACGGCCCGCTTATGGTTCGGGTGGTGCAGGATCTGTGTGATGATTCGGCCGCGAAACAGACGGAGGCGATGGATGTCGCGGAACGCGCCCTCGTGGCCCGGCTCCGGTTCTGGGACGGCATCCATCAGGCATTACCTGCATGA